In the genome of uncultured Pseudodesulfovibrio sp., one region contains:
- a CDS encoding mannose-1-phosphate guanylyltransferase/mannose-6-phosphate isomerase gives MSKTDPEAPLFAEDCHAVILAGGSGTRLWPLSRNLLPKQLLVLGGTSTLLQQTVARVMAVFPADHIWVVTNEEHVFEVRKQVAVLDQALEGQVLAEPIGRNTLPAIMLGLDKVVEANPKALAAVFPSDHLINDTGAWADDLARASGLAAQKRFVTFGVRPDKPETGYGYIALGDELGDNVFGVRGFVEKPDFLTADRFLREGTHLWNSGMFLFSAKHFLTQVARCEPVLWDWWMGRDEAPLISGYRDIPDISVDYGVVEKIDNIVVVKAGFDWDDLGSWEALYRLGDKDGNGNVIRGDVLAMNCEGCLLISEGGKLAVSGLKDSIMVQTRDATLACPMDRVQTVRDVVAALKAQGSQLVESHTTVYRPWGNYTVLEEGPQYKIKRIQVTPGARLSSQMHHHRSEHWVVVDGTAEVEVDNEPRILVENQSVDIPKASQHRLANPGKVPLNIIEIQSGPYLEEDDIVRFDDVYGRAVK, from the coding sequence CCAAGCAACTGCTGGTTTTGGGCGGAACGTCCACTCTGTTGCAACAGACCGTCGCTCGCGTGATGGCCGTCTTTCCGGCGGACCATATCTGGGTTGTGACCAACGAGGAGCATGTTTTCGAGGTGCGCAAGCAGGTGGCTGTCCTGGATCAGGCCCTGGAAGGGCAGGTCCTTGCTGAACCCATCGGGAGAAACACCCTGCCGGCCATCATGCTTGGTCTGGACAAGGTGGTGGAGGCCAACCCCAAGGCACTGGCCGCCGTGTTTCCTTCCGATCATCTGATCAACGACACCGGGGCGTGGGCCGATGATCTTGCGCGCGCATCCGGCCTGGCCGCGCAAAAACGGTTCGTGACCTTCGGCGTGCGGCCGGACAAACCCGAGACCGGATACGGCTACATCGCCTTGGGCGACGAACTCGGAGACAATGTCTTCGGGGTGCGGGGCTTCGTGGAGAAGCCGGATTTCCTGACCGCGGACCGTTTTCTGCGCGAGGGCACCCATCTATGGAATAGCGGCATGTTCCTGTTCTCGGCCAAACATTTTCTGACCCAGGTAGCCCGGTGCGAACCGGTCCTGTGGGATTGGTGGATGGGCCGGGATGAGGCCCCGTTGATAAGTGGGTACCGTGATATTCCTGATATTTCGGTTGACTACGGCGTGGTCGAAAAGATCGACAACATCGTTGTGGTCAAGGCCGGGTTCGACTGGGACGATCTGGGCAGCTGGGAGGCCCTGTATCGGCTGGGGGACAAGGACGGCAACGGCAACGTCATCCGTGGCGATGTGCTGGCCATGAACTGCGAGGGGTGTCTGCTCATCAGCGAGGGCGGCAAGCTTGCGGTGTCCGGCTTGAAGGATTCGATCATGGTTCAGACTAGGGATGCGACCCTGGCCTGCCCCATGGACCGCGTGCAGACCGTGCGCGACGTGGTTGCGGCCCTCAAGGCGCAGGGCAGCCAGTTGGTCGAGAGCCACACGACCGTGTACCGCCCGTGGGGCAACTACACGGTGCTGGAAGAAGGGCCGCAGTACAAGATCAAGCGCATCCAGGTCACGCCCGGGGCGCGTTTGAGCTCCCAGATGCACCATCACCGCAGCGAGCATTGGGTGGTGGTTGACGGCACGGCCGAGGTGGAGGTGGACAATGAGCCGCGCATCCTGGTGGAAAACCAGTCCGTGGACATTCCCAAAGCCTCACAGCATCGGCTGGCCAATCCGGGGAAGGTTCCGCTGAACATCATCGAGATACAGAGCGGGCCGTATCTGGAGGAGGACGACATCGTCCGTTTCGACGATGTCTACGGTCGGGCGGTGAAATAA
- a CDS encoding cytochrome c3 family protein yields the protein MEERKASKRCGGVFPFIIGFLATCVLGWAVIPGLFFEKEEQPIWFSHAVHVDGQGMDCESCHYFRDDGTYAGFPTNEVCAECHAVDPEEAQAAIAEEGIDPNDYDAIMKAGIGAIEDNLASSDDDKMQAEREYVVKYLIQGKEVPWLNYQYQPDNVYFSHASHMNLSIEELASMKKELSDVVDPSVFEGEAPEQNCNLCHPKDIQANDVPPAFERNILSGYSKTTMKMWKCERCHALKGQPNACYTCHK from the coding sequence ATGGAGGAAAGAAAAGCATCAAAACGGTGTGGAGGGGTGTTCCCCTTTATCATCGGCTTCCTGGCTACCTGCGTCTTGGGGTGGGCTGTTATCCCCGGTCTGTTCTTCGAAAAGGAGGAACAGCCTATTTGGTTCAGCCACGCCGTGCACGTGGACGGTCAGGGAATGGATTGCGAAAGCTGTCACTATTTCCGGGATGACGGCACTTATGCCGGTTTCCCGACCAACGAAGTCTGCGCCGAATGTCACGCGGTCGATCCCGAGGAGGCCCAGGCGGCCATCGCCGAGGAAGGAATCGACCCGAATGACTACGACGCAATCATGAAGGCCGGAATCGGCGCCATCGAGGACAATCTTGCTTCCTCGGACGACGACAAGATGCAGGCCGAACGCGAGTACGTGGTCAAGTATCTGATCCAGGGCAAGGAAGTTCCTTGGCTGAATTATCAGTACCAGCCGGACAACGTCTACTTCTCGCATGCCTCGCACATGAACCTCTCCATTGAGGAACTGGCGAGCATGAAGAAGGAGCTGTCCGACGTGGTCGATCCCTCGGTCTTCGAGGGCGAGGCCCCCGAGCAGAATTGTAACCTCTGCCACCCGAAGGATATCCAGGCGAACGATGTGCCGCCGGCCTTCGAGCGCAATATCCTGTCCGGGTACAGCAAGACCACCATGAAGATGTGGAAGTGCGAACGGTGTCACGCCCTCAAGGGCCAGCCCAACGCCTGCTACACCTGTCACAAGTAA